Genomic DNA from Acidimicrobiales bacterium:
CGCGAGGGCCGGGCCAACTTCTACAGTCCCGACGGCGCCTGATCAGGTCCGGCGACGTGTGCTCCCTACACTCGGAGCATGCCCAACGCTGCGACCAACCTCGAAGGCTCGGCCACCCTGTCGGAAGGACTCGGGGTGCTCCACTTGTTCTGGCGGACCACGCCGCTCGTCGAACGCGAGGCGATCGTCACGGCCATCGAGAAGGCCGAGGCCGATGGCGATCAGGTCGTCACCGTGGCCATGCTCGGTCACAAGGCCGATCTCGCCACCATGGTGCTCGGACCCGACATGTGGCGACTGCGGCGGATCCAGACCGACCTGGCTGCCGCCGGTCTCGAACTGGTCGACAGCTACGTGTCGATCACCGAGGTCAGCGAATACGCCGCAGGTGTTCCCGACGAGATGAAGCAGGCGCGGCTCTACCCGGTGCTGCCGCCCGACGGCAAGAACGCCTGGTGCTTCTACCCGATGAGCAAGCGGCGTGACACGACCGGCAACTGGTACCGGCTCTCGTTCGAGGATCGCCGCGACCTCATGCACGAGCACGGCACGTCGGGCCGCAAGTTCGCCGGTCGGTTGGTCCAGCTCATCACGGCGTCGGCCGGCCTCGACGACTACGAGTGGGGCGTCACCCTGTTCGCCCAGCGCCCCGACGACCTCAAGGACGTCGTCTACACCATGCGGTTCGACGAGGCATCGGCGGTGTATGCCGATTTCGGAGCGTTCTACACCGGTGTGGTCGCTTCGGCGCAGGAGACGTTGACCTCGATCGGCATCGACTGATCCCCGCCATGAGCTGGGTCTCGGCGGGCCGGGAAGGGCGCTGAGCCGCGTTTTTGCCTACTGTTGGCCGTTGTGAACGAGGTGGAACGATGACCGACGCAGAGAATCCCGTATCCGAGGCGGAGCCAGACGCCCCGGAAGCCGTCGCGGTCGAAGCAGATCAGGCCGACGATCATCCCGCCTCCGATACGCCGCCCGTCACGGCGGAGCCGGTCGATGCTGCGGAGCCGGTCGATGCTGCCGAGCCGGTCGATGCTGCGGAGCCGGTCGATGCTGCCGAGCCCGTGGATGCAGCACCGAGCGAATCCGATGCCGAGCCGCCGACCGAGGTGGTCGCCGAGCCAGCACCGGCACCTGCCGCCACCGAAGCCGAGCCCACTGCTGCTCCTGCGTCGGAGACGACCGCACCCGCAGCGGCTGATGCGGAGGCTGAGCCTGCGAGCTCCGAGTCCAGCTCGTCCGAGCCGGCTGGTACCGAGCCCGCTGCGTCTGAGCCCACCGACGCCGACCCGGTCGCTCCGGCCATCGGTGATGCGGTCACCTCAGGGCCCCCGCCGCCGCCCCCGGGGGGAGGTCTTCCGGCTGCTCCGAAGCCTGCGATCTCCGACGCCGGGAAGATCGTCAGCGGGATCGTCACGGCCATCGACCCCG
This window encodes:
- a CDS encoding chlorite dismutase family protein — its product is MPNAATNLEGSATLSEGLGVLHLFWRTTPLVEREAIVTAIEKAEADGDQVVTVAMLGHKADLATMVLGPDMWRLRRIQTDLAAAGLELVDSYVSITEVSEYAAGVPDEMKQARLYPVLPPDGKNAWCFYPMSKRRDTTGNWYRLSFEDRRDLMHEHGTSGRKFAGRLVQLITASAGLDDYEWGVTLFAQRPDDLKDVVYTMRFDEASAVYADFGAFYTGVVASAQETLTSIGID